In Desulfovibrio sp. Fe33, one DNA window encodes the following:
- a CDS encoding PSP1 domain-containing protein — translation MSQILGVKFNDYGQVYYFGSGPFVVREGQHVIVKTDQGMGLGKVILVRQAPKEGGDEDEDGHKVIYRLANEKDMEAVAENEVLSRDAFKFCRACINTHKLGMKLVDVEVFFDRSKMVFYFTAPGRIDFRELIKDLVKEYRTRIELRQIGVRHETQMLGAIGNCGQMCCCRRFMRKFVPVTIKMAKEQNLFLNPTKISGICGRLLCCLSFEQKGYEEFHGMCPRVGKKYQTSLGAMKVLRSNFFKKSLSLLDENFEEQEVSIDEWNEIVNKPPSDEAKAEAKARAAAPKGRRGGRHPVPSGAVNGNGGSEPAMPEQDAEPDTEAKSVRDERKRRPRRDVPRKPDVPEQAAAVSEDGDDAKSKRARRPRRRRRRPPKK, via the coding sequence ATGAGCCAAATACTTGGTGTTAAATTCAATGATTACGGACAGGTGTATTATTTCGGCTCCGGCCCGTTCGTAGTCCGCGAAGGGCAGCACGTCATCGTCAAGACCGACCAGGGCATGGGGCTGGGCAAGGTCATACTTGTTCGCCAAGCCCCCAAAGAGGGGGGCGACGAGGATGAAGACGGCCATAAAGTCATCTACAGGCTGGCCAACGAAAAGGACATGGAGGCCGTGGCCGAGAATGAGGTTCTCTCCAGGGATGCCTTCAAGTTCTGCCGCGCCTGCATCAACACTCACAAGCTGGGCATGAAGCTGGTGGATGTGGAGGTTTTTTTCGATCGATCCAAGATGGTCTTCTATTTCACCGCGCCTGGCCGTATCGATTTTCGCGAGCTCATCAAGGATTTGGTCAAGGAATACCGCACCCGCATCGAGCTTCGGCAGATCGGCGTTCGCCATGAGACCCAGATGCTCGGGGCCATCGGCAACTGCGGCCAGATGTGCTGCTGCCGCCGGTTCATGCGCAAGTTCGTGCCCGTGACCATCAAGATGGCCAAGGAACAAAATCTTTTCCTCAATCCTACAAAAATTTCAGGAATTTGCGGGCGTCTGCTTTGCTGCCTGAGCTTTGAACAGAAGGGGTATGAGGAGTTTCACGGCATGTGCCCGCGCGTAGGCAAGAAGTACCAGACATCGCTTGGGGCGATGAAGGTCCTTCGTTCCAATTTCTTCAAGAAATCCCTTTCGTTGCTTGACGAAAATTTCGAAGAGCAGGAAGTTTCCATTGACGAATGGAATGAAATAGTTAACAAGCCGCCGAGCGACGAGGCCAAGGCGGAAGCCAAGGCCCGGGCCGCCGCCCCCAAGGGGCGCCGAGGCGGCCGACATCCCGTGCCGTCCGGCGCGGTGAACGGCAACGGCGGCAGTGAGCCCGCCATGCCCGAACAGGACGCGGAACCCGACACAGAGGCCAAATCGGTCAGGGACGAACGCAAGCGACGTCCCCGCAGGGACGTTCCGCGCAAGCCGGATGTTCCCGAGCAGGCTGCCGCCGTTTCCGAAGACGGCGACGACGCCAAGTCCAAACGCGCACGCAGACCCAGAAGACGCAGGCGCAGGCCTCCCAAGAAGTAA
- the metG gene encoding methionine--tRNA ligase, with protein MQRFYITTPIYYVNAKPHLGHAYTTTVADSLNRFHRLMGEETYFLTGTDEHGDKIVQAAESNGQTPQEYVDVISKLFENLWPNMKISNDDFIRTTQPRHKEVVKQILQKVYDAGDIYFGEYGGHYCFGCERFYTEKELVDGLCPDHLTKPEYIAEKNYFFKMSKYRDWLLEHIKTHPDFIRPERYKNEVVSLLESGELEDLCISRPKSRLTWGIELPFDSDYVTYVWFDALINYVAALGYPDGDKFKKFWPAANHLVAKDILKPHAIFWPTMLKAAGIEPYQHLNVHGYWLVEDTKMSKSIGNVVEPLAMKDAYGLDAFRYFLLREMSFGQDSSFSEKALVGRLNADLANDLGNLFNRTLSMTHKYFGGHIPRPDVEDVVDAEIKKLGQDAMQSFQDFFSELKFSRALEGLWELVRGLNKYIDETAPWTLFKQNNTGRLSTVIYVLLENMRKIAVHLWPVMPEASEKMLEQLGIAFAPEKVNLPKELDVWGLLESDIAVAETSNLFPRVDPPEEEAQDKPAQKAKKASKKDDKAAEEAVPEIEFEDFQKVDLRVGTVKSVEKHPDADRLLLVKVDTGDKDLRQVVAGIADFFTPEDLVGRQVVVVANLKPRKLRKQLSQGMILAVKTDKGMELLTPSGEVVPGSKVS; from the coding sequence TTGCAACGCTTTTACATCACCACGCCCATTTATTACGTAAACGCCAAGCCCCATCTGGGTCACGCGTATACTACCACCGTGGCCGATTCCCTGAATCGCTTCCACCGGCTCATGGGCGAGGAGACCTACTTTCTGACCGGCACCGACGAACATGGAGACAAGATCGTCCAGGCCGCGGAAAGCAACGGCCAGACACCGCAGGAGTATGTTGACGTCATCAGCAAGCTCTTCGAAAACCTCTGGCCGAACATGAAGATTTCCAACGACGACTTTATCCGCACCACCCAGCCGCGGCACAAGGAAGTGGTCAAGCAGATCCTGCAGAAGGTCTACGACGCCGGGGACATATACTTCGGCGAATACGGCGGCCACTACTGCTTCGGCTGCGAACGGTTCTACACCGAGAAGGAACTGGTCGACGGACTGTGTCCGGACCACCTGACCAAGCCCGAGTACATCGCCGAGAAGAACTATTTCTTCAAGATGTCCAAGTACCGCGACTGGCTGCTGGAGCATATTAAGACGCATCCCGATTTCATCCGGCCCGAGCGGTACAAGAACGAAGTCGTTTCCCTGCTCGAATCCGGCGAACTCGAAGACCTCTGCATCTCCCGGCCCAAGTCCCGCCTGACCTGGGGCATTGAGCTGCCTTTCGACTCCGATTACGTCACCTACGTGTGGTTCGACGCGCTCATCAACTACGTGGCCGCCCTGGGGTATCCCGACGGCGACAAGTTCAAGAAGTTCTGGCCCGCGGCCAACCATCTGGTGGCCAAGGACATCCTCAAGCCCCATGCCATCTTCTGGCCGACCATGCTCAAGGCTGCGGGCATCGAGCCGTATCAGCACCTCAACGTGCACGGCTATTGGCTGGTGGAGGATACCAAGATGTCCAAGTCCATCGGCAACGTTGTCGAGCCGCTGGCCATGAAAGACGCCTACGGCCTGGACGCCTTCCGCTATTTCCTGCTGCGCGAAATGTCCTTCGGCCAGGATTCCAGCTTCTCCGAAAAGGCTCTGGTCGGCCGTCTCAACGCGGACCTGGCCAACGATCTGGGCAACCTGTTCAACCGCACCCTGTCCATGACCCACAAGTACTTCGGCGGCCATATTCCCAGGCCCGACGTGGAGGACGTGGTGGACGCGGAGATCAAGAAGCTCGGCCAGGATGCCATGCAATCCTTCCAGGACTTCTTCTCCGAGCTGAAGTTCTCCCGCGCGCTTGAAGGACTCTGGGAGCTGGTTCGCGGCCTGAACAAGTATATCGACGAGACCGCCCCGTGGACGCTCTTCAAGCAAAACAACACCGGGCGGCTGTCCACGGTCATTTACGTGCTCCTCGAGAACATGCGCAAGATCGCCGTGCATTTGTGGCCGGTCATGCCCGAGGCTTCCGAGAAGATGCTGGAACAGTTGGGCATCGCTTTCGCCCCGGAAAAGGTCAACCTGCCCAAGGAGCTGGACGTCTGGGGTCTGCTGGAGTCCGACATCGCCGTGGCCGAGACCTCCAATCTCTTCCCCCGCGTGGACCCGCCCGAGGAAGAGGCCCAGGACAAGCCCGCCCAAAAGGCCAAGAAGGCTTCCAAGAAGGACGACAAGGCGGCCGAAGAGGCTGTTCCCGAGATCGAATTCGAGGATTTCCAGAAGGTTGATCTGCGTGTGGGCACGGTCAAGTCGGTGGAGAAACACCCCGACGCCGACCGGCTCCTGCTCGTCAAGGTCGATACCGGCGACAAGGATCTGCGGCAGGTTGTCGCGGGCATCGCCGATTTCTTCACCCCCGAGGACCTCGTCGGCAGACAGGTGGTCGTGGTCGCCAACCTCAAGCCCCGCAAGCTTCGCAAGCAGCTTTCCCAGGGCATGATCCTGGCCGTCAAGACCGACAAGGGCATGGAGCTTCTGACTCCGTCCGGGGAGGTCGTTCCCGGCAGCAAGGTCAGCTAG
- a CDS encoding YbgA family protein, whose translation MPDNIRIGISACLAGHKVRYDGTAAKAEHLTGSLAKYLEFVPVCPEAACGMGVPREAVRLVGDPENPRLKGRQTGKDWTDTMRAWAESFLPELEKARLCGFIFKAKSPSNGIGRVKVYRESGGQPASYAGVGIFAAMVMKRFPLLPVEDDGRLHDAGLRANFVERIFTERRWQEFLDNSTSRRGLIDFHTRHKMLIRSHDVTGYRELGKMAAENGRPDDLFSRYHDRLAQAMALRPTVRKNVDVLMHILGYFKKQLSSDEKQECLELIENYRNELVPLIVPVTLFNHFVRKYDVQYLRDQYYLNPHPLDLKLRNHA comes from the coding sequence ATGCCCGACAACATCAGAATCGGCATCAGCGCCTGCCTGGCCGGACACAAGGTTCGATACGACGGGACGGCGGCCAAGGCCGAGCACCTCACCGGGTCTCTGGCCAAGTACCTGGAGTTCGTCCCGGTGTGCCCGGAAGCGGCCTGCGGCATGGGCGTGCCGAGGGAAGCCGTGCGCCTTGTCGGCGACCCGGAAAACCCGCGCCTCAAGGGACGGCAAACCGGCAAGGACTGGACCGACACCATGCGCGCGTGGGCCGAATCCTTCCTTCCCGAATTGGAAAAGGCCCGGCTTTGCGGATTCATCTTCAAGGCCAAATCCCCGTCCAACGGCATCGGCCGAGTCAAGGTCTACCGCGAGTCCGGCGGACAGCCAGCCAGTTACGCAGGCGTGGGAATCTTCGCCGCCATGGTCATGAAGCGATTCCCCCTGCTTCCGGTGGAGGACGACGGCCGACTGCACGACGCGGGCCTGCGGGCCAACTTCGTCGAACGCATTTTCACGGAGCGGCGTTGGCAGGAATTCCTGGACAACTCCACTTCCCGGCGCGGACTCATTGACTTCCACACCCGCCACAAGATGCTCATACGGTCTCACGACGTGACCGGCTACCGCGAGCTGGGTAAAATGGCGGCCGAGAACGGACGCCCGGACGATCTCTTCAGCCGCTACCACGACCGGCTGGCGCAGGCCATGGCCCTCAGGCCGACGGTGCGCAAAAATGTCGACGTGCTCATGCACATCCTCGGCTACTTCAAGAAGCAGCTCTCCTCCGATGAAAAACAGGAGTGCCTGGAACTCATCGAGAACTACCGTAACGAACTCGTCCCGCTCATCGTGCCCGTGACACTGTTCAACCACTTTGTACGCAAGTACGATGTTCAATACCTGCGGGACCAATACTACCTCAATCCCCACCCGCTGGACCTCAAGCTGCGCAATCACGCATGA
- a CDS encoding FeoA family protein codes for MTEFPTGSVVRISGIDGGRQARSRMLALGMTPGCPVTVLSGGSKGCRVRVRGSDVVLCCGLAAKILAVLDASDEGPRCTCCPGPRARAS; via the coding sequence TTGACAGAATTTCCGACCGGTTCGGTAGTACGTATTTCCGGTATAGACGGCGGCCGTCAGGCGCGCTCCAGAATGCTCGCCCTGGGCATGACGCCCGGCTGCCCGGTGACGGTGCTGAGCGGCGGCTCCAAGGGGTGCCGAGTGCGCGTGCGCGGCTCCGATGTCGTATTGTGTTGCGGCCTGGCCGCAAAAATCCTGGCAGTGCTCGACGCCTCGGATGAAGGGCCCCGATGCACCTGCTGTCCCGGCCCGCGCGCCCGGGCGTCCTAA
- the carB gene encoding carbamoyl-phosphate synthase large subunit has product MPKRTDIKKIMLIGSGPIVIGQACEFDYSGTQALKALKEEGYEVVLVNSNPASIMTDPELADATYIEPIEPETVARIIEKERPDALLPTLGGQTGLNTALAVADMGVLEKYNVELIGANIDVINKAESREEFRAAMKNIGLGMPESGICRNMNDVREWGEKIPFPIIVRPAYTLGGSGGGVAYNMEELEQICANGLALSMKHEIMLERSILGWKEYELEVMRDKKDNCVIICSIENLDPMGVHTGDSVTVAPAQTLTDDEYQRLRDASLAVMREIGVETGGSNVQFAINPEDGELIIIEMNPRVSRSSALASKATGFPIAKIAAKLAVGYTLDEIPNDITRETMASFEPAIDYCVVKIPRFTFEKFPGTEDYLTTAMKSVGETMAIGRTFKEALQKGLRSLETGHIGLGDRFDEEDFDKNEILKLLRRPNSQRIYALRDALLCGMTEEELHEATKIDPWFLRQFSDIIDMERELIKFGKREGVTAEADGMAAMLRKAKEYGYSDPQLAAMWRISEDTVRSLRKELGVQPTYYLVDTCAAEFEAYTPYYYSTYETGQENVREDRRKIIILGGGPNRIGQGIEFDYCCCHSSFTLKELGVESIMVNSNPETVSTDYDTSDKLYFEPLTFEDVMNIVEFEKPDGVIVQFGGQTPLNLALRLMNAGVPLIGTSPDAIDRAEDRERFKQFLNKLNLRQPPNGTAMSMVEAREIASKLGFPLVLRPSYVLGGRGMDIVYSMDEFDHYFRHSALVSPEHPTLIDKFLEYAIEVDVDALADGEDVYIGGVMEHIEEAGIHSGDSASVLPPYSLSAELIREIERQTIAMAKELGVVGLMNVQFAIKDQEVYIIEVNPRASRTVPFVSKATGVPLAKLATRVMLGEKLKDLKPWTMRKKGHVSVKESVFPFNRFPNVDVLLGPEMRSTGEVMGIDPSFGLAYMKSQLGAGQKLPTSGTVFMSVNDWDKAKIVLVAKDFEAMGFKVAATGGTADFLASKGVNVEKVHKVHEGQRPHVIDHIKNGAFDLVINTPSGKKTVGDAKMIRQNALLYGLPYTTTVSGARAVVQAICELRQTGLQVKSLQEYYG; this is encoded by the coding sequence ATGCCCAAACGCACAGATATTAAGAAGATCATGCTGATCGGGTCCGGCCCCATCGTCATCGGCCAGGCCTGCGAGTTCGATTACTCCGGTACCCAGGCCCTCAAGGCGCTTAAGGAGGAGGGGTACGAGGTGGTCCTGGTCAACTCCAACCCGGCCTCCATCATGACCGATCCGGAGCTGGCCGATGCCACCTATATCGAGCCCATTGAGCCCGAAACCGTTGCCCGAATCATCGAGAAAGAGCGTCCCGACGCTCTTTTGCCAACTTTGGGGGGGCAGACCGGGTTGAATACGGCCCTGGCCGTGGCCGATATGGGCGTGCTCGAAAAATACAACGTCGAGCTCATCGGCGCGAATATCGACGTCATCAACAAGGCGGAATCCCGTGAGGAATTTCGCGCCGCCATGAAGAACATCGGCCTGGGTATGCCCGAGAGCGGCATCTGCCGAAACATGAACGATGTCCGCGAGTGGGGCGAGAAAATCCCGTTCCCGATCATCGTCCGGCCCGCCTACACCCTGGGCGGCTCCGGCGGCGGCGTGGCCTACAACATGGAAGAGCTGGAGCAGATTTGCGCCAACGGCCTGGCCCTGTCCATGAAGCATGAGATCATGCTCGAACGCTCCATCCTCGGCTGGAAGGAGTACGAGCTGGAGGTCATGCGGGACAAGAAGGACAACTGCGTTATCATCTGCTCCATCGAGAACCTGGACCCCATGGGCGTGCACACCGGCGACTCGGTGACCGTGGCCCCGGCCCAGACCCTGACGGACGACGAGTATCAGCGGTTGCGCGACGCCTCCCTGGCGGTCATGCGCGAGATCGGCGTGGAGACCGGCGGGTCCAACGTCCAGTTCGCGATCAATCCCGAGGACGGCGAGCTGATCATCATCGAGATGAACCCGCGCGTGTCCCGTTCCTCCGCCCTGGCTTCCAAGGCCACCGGTTTCCCCATCGCCAAGATCGCGGCCAAGCTGGCCGTCGGCTATACCCTGGACGAGATTCCCAACGACATCACCCGCGAGACCATGGCCTCCTTCGAACCGGCCATCGACTACTGCGTGGTCAAGATTCCCAGGTTTACCTTCGAGAAGTTCCCCGGCACCGAGGATTATCTGACCACGGCCATGAAGTCCGTGGGCGAAACCATGGCCATCGGCCGGACCTTCAAGGAGGCGCTGCAAAAGGGGCTGCGCTCGCTTGAAACAGGCCATATCGGATTGGGCGACCGGTTCGATGAAGAGGACTTCGACAAGAACGAGATTTTGAAACTCCTGCGTCGTCCCAACTCCCAGCGCATCTACGCCCTGCGCGATGCTCTGTTGTGCGGCATGACCGAGGAGGAGCTGCACGAGGCCACCAAGATCGACCCGTGGTTCCTGCGTCAGTTCAGCGACATCATCGACATGGAGCGGGAGCTCATCAAGTTCGGCAAGCGCGAGGGCGTGACGGCGGAGGCCGACGGCATGGCCGCCATGCTCCGCAAGGCCAAGGAATACGGCTATTCCGATCCTCAACTGGCTGCCATGTGGCGGATCAGCGAGGATACGGTGCGCTCCTTGAGAAAGGAACTGGGCGTCCAGCCCACCTATTATCTGGTCGATACCTGCGCCGCCGAGTTCGAGGCCTATACTCCGTATTATTATTCCACCTACGAGACAGGACAGGAGAACGTCCGCGAGGACCGCAGGAAGATCATCATCCTGGGCGGCGGACCGAACCGCATCGGCCAGGGCATCGAATTCGACTACTGCTGCTGCCATTCCTCCTTCACGTTGAAGGAACTGGGCGTGGAGTCGATCATGGTCAACTCCAACCCTGAGACCGTCTCCACCGACTACGACACCTCGGACAAGCTCTACTTCGAGCCCCTGACCTTCGAGGACGTCATGAACATCGTCGAGTTCGAGAAGCCGGACGGGGTCATTGTCCAGTTCGGCGGCCAGACCCCGCTGAACCTCGCGCTTCGGCTGATGAATGCGGGCGTGCCGCTCATCGGCACGAGCCCGGACGCCATCGACCGCGCCGAGGACCGCGAGCGGTTCAAGCAGTTCCTGAACAAGCTGAATCTCAGGCAGCCGCCCAACGGAACGGCCATGTCCATGGTCGAGGCGCGCGAGATCGCGTCCAAGCTCGGTTTCCCCCTGGTTCTCCGCCCGTCCTACGTGCTCGGCGGCCGGGGCATGGACATCGTCTACTCCATGGACGAGTTCGATCACTATTTCCGTCATTCGGCCCTGGTCTCGCCGGAACATCCGACCCTCATCGACAAGTTCCTCGAATACGCCATTGAAGTTGACGTGGACGCCCTGGCCGACGGCGAGGATGTCTACATCGGCGGGGTCATGGAGCACATCGAGGAGGCGGGCATCCATTCGGGCGACTCCGCATCGGTGCTGCCGCCGTATTCCCTGTCCGCCGAGCTCATCCGCGAGATCGAGCGGCAGACCATCGCCATGGCCAAGGAGCTGGGCGTGGTCGGGCTGATGAACGTCCAGTTCGCCATCAAGGACCAGGAGGTCTACATCATCGAGGTCAACCCGCGCGCCTCGCGCACGGTGCCTTTCGTCTCCAAGGCCACGGGGGTTCCCCTGGCCAAGCTGGCCACCCGGGTCATGCTCGGCGAGAAGCTCAAGGACCTCAAACCCTGGACCATGCGCAAGAAGGGACACGTTTCGGTCAAGGAATCCGTGTTCCCGTTCAACCGCTTCCCCAACGTGGACGTGCTGCTCGGACCCGAGATGCGTTCCACCGGCGAAGTCATGGGCATTGATCCGAGTTTCGGCCTGGCCTACATGAAATCGCAACTGGGCGCGGGGCAAAAGCTGCCCACCTCGGGCACGGTCTTCATGTCCGTCAACGACTGGGACAAGGCCAAGATCGTGCTGGTGGCCAAGGACTTCGAGGCCATGGGCTTCAAGGTCGCCGCAACGGGCGGCACCGCCGACTTTTTGGCGAGCAAGGGCGTCAATGTGGAGAAGGTCCACAAGGTCCACGAAGGCCAGCGGCCTCACGTGATCGACCATATCAAGAACGGAGCCTTCGACCTGGTCATCAACACCCCCTCGGGCAAGAAGACCGTGGGCGACGCCAAGATGATCCGCCAGAATGCGTTGTTGTACGGTCTTCCCTACACCACCACGGTATCCGGGGCGCGTGCGGTGGTGCAGGCCATATGTGAATTGAGACAAACCGGGCTGCAAGTGAAGAGCCTGCAGGAATATTACGGCTAA
- the purF gene encoding amidophosphoribosyltransferase gives MKKEYCGLFGIYGNKEAARMTYFGLYALQHRGQESAGIVTWDGEKIREQKGMGLVADVFNERHLSKELKGSIAMGHIRYSTTGASLIRNAQPFLVRHGDLRLAVAHNGNLVNTYELRSELEASGSIFQTTMDTEVFAHLIIKYLHQSDSIEEAVGKACNRVRGAYSMLIMANDKMIAVKDPNGFRPLVLGRVGDKYVFASETCAFDLVEADYLRPLDPGEMVVVHKNKLTSHRFAEPIRCSKCIFELIYFARPDSHIFGDVVYERRKAMGTMLAKEAPVDADFVMPFPDSGNYAAVGYSQESGVPLELAMIRNHYVGRTFIQPSQDMRDFSVRVKLNPVKSMIQNKRIIIIEDSIVRGTTIRARVKKLRELGAREIHLRVSCPPIKFPCFYGIDFSSKGELIAANHAVEDIARFMDLDSLHYLTIPGLLDSVTQDEWCLACFDGNYPVPLSDRMGKDCLEATPGIIKEFC, from the coding sequence ATGAAGAAAGAGTATTGCGGTCTTTTCGGTATCTACGGAAACAAGGAGGCGGCGCGTATGACCTATTTCGGTCTTTACGCGTTGCAGCACCGCGGGCAGGAGTCCGCGGGCATCGTTACCTGGGACGGAGAAAAGATTCGCGAACAGAAGGGTATGGGGCTGGTTGCCGACGTATTCAACGAGCGGCATCTGAGCAAGGAACTCAAGGGTTCCATCGCCATGGGCCACATCCGCTACTCCACCACGGGCGCGTCGCTTATCCGCAACGCCCAGCCGTTTCTGGTCCGCCACGGCGACTTGCGCCTGGCCGTCGCCCATAACGGCAACCTGGTGAACACCTACGAGCTTCGTTCGGAACTGGAGGCCAGCGGGTCCATTTTCCAGACCACCATGGACACCGAGGTCTTCGCCCATCTCATCATCAAATATCTGCATCAGTCCGATTCCATAGAAGAAGCCGTCGGCAAGGCGTGCAACCGCGTGCGCGGCGCCTATTCCATGCTTATCATGGCCAACGACAAGATGATCGCGGTCAAGGACCCCAACGGGTTCAGGCCTCTGGTGCTGGGCCGGGTGGGAGACAAGTATGTTTTCGCCTCCGAAACCTGCGCCTTCGACCTGGTGGAGGCCGACTACCTGCGTCCCCTGGATCCCGGCGAGATGGTCGTGGTCCACAAGAACAAGCTGACGTCCCACAGGTTCGCCGAGCCTATCCGGTGCAGCAAGTGCATCTTCGAGCTCATTTACTTCGCCCGTCCCGACTCTCACATCTTCGGCGACGTGGTCTACGAGCGGCGCAAGGCCATGGGCACCATGCTGGCCAAGGAAGCCCCGGTGGACGCCGATTTCGTCATGCCGTTCCCCGATTCCGGCAACTACGCGGCCGTGGGCTACTCCCAGGAATCCGGCGTGCCTCTTGAGCTGGCCATGATCCGCAACCATTACGTGGGCCGGACCTTTATCCAGCCTTCCCAGGACATGCGGGACTTTTCCGTGCGGGTGAAGCTCAATCCGGTCAAGTCCATGATCCAGAACAAGCGCATCATCATAATCGAGGATTCCATCGTCCGCGGCACCACCATTCGCGCCCGGGTCAAGAAACTGCGCGAACTCGGCGCGCGGGAGATTCACCTTCGCGTGAGCTGCCCGCCCATCAAGTTCCCCTGTTTCTACGGCATCGACTTCTCTTCCAAGGGCGAGCTCATTGCGGCCAACCACGCGGTGGAAGACATCGCCCGCTTCATGGACCTCGATTCCCTGCACTACTTGACCATTCCCGGGCTGCTCGACTCCGTGACTCAGGACGAGTGGTGTCTGGCGTGCTTCGACGGCAACTATCCGGTTCCCCTGTCCGACAGGATGGGCAAGGATTGCCTGGAGGCGACCCCCGGCATCATCAAGGAATTCTGCTAG
- a CDS encoding KpsF/GutQ family sugar-phosphate isomerase, producing MACTSERKDWLALAREVLDIEVQGLEAVRDQLNGPFVEALTAMAQCKGRVVITGLGKSGLVGRKIAATLSSTGTPSFFLHPVEGAHGDMGMIRGEDVVLALSNSGATDEVNAILPTLKSLGAKVIAMTSNPASTMAGLADIHIQVHVPREACPMGLAPTSSTTAQLAVGDALAVCLMEWKSFGKDDFKRFHPGGSLGQRLATCVDQLMHTDGLPVVLENAALKSALSTLNDGGLGLVAVVDEDNFLLGVLTDGDVRRMVCAGGLNMDLPVHDVMTRSPRRASAGESSARVLDLMEHSQITVLPVVRDDGRLAGMVHLHDLLGKGELTFSDGRAGRAD from the coding sequence ATGGCATGTACATCCGAGCGCAAGGATTGGCTCGCCCTGGCCCGCGAGGTCCTGGACATCGAGGTCCAGGGTCTTGAGGCCGTGCGCGACCAGTTGAACGGGCCGTTCGTCGAAGCCCTTACCGCGATGGCGCAGTGCAAGGGGCGGGTCGTCATCACCGGACTGGGCAAGTCCGGGCTGGTGGGCCGCAAGATCGCGGCCACCCTGTCTTCCACCGGCACGCCTTCCTTCTTTCTTCATCCCGTGGAGGGAGCGCACGGCGACATGGGCATGATCCGGGGCGAGGACGTGGTCCTTGCCCTTTCCAACTCCGGCGCGACCGACGAGGTCAACGCCATTCTGCCCACCTTGAAATCCCTCGGCGCCAAGGTCATAGCCATGACCTCCAATCCGGCTTCGACCATGGCCGGACTGGCCGACATTCATATTCAGGTCCATGTGCCGCGTGAAGCCTGCCCCATGGGGCTGGCTCCGACCTCGTCGACCACCGCGCAATTGGCGGTGGGCGATGCGCTGGCCGTTTGCCTCATGGAGTGGAAATCCTTCGGCAAGGACGATTTCAAGCGGTTTCATCCCGGCGGATCGCTGGGACAGCGGCTGGCCACCTGCGTGGACCAGCTCATGCACACCGACGGCCTGCCCGTGGTTCTTGAAAACGCCGCCCTCAAGTCGGCCCTGTCCACCCTGAACGACGGCGGGCTCGGGCTGGTCGCAGTGGTCGACGAAGACAATTTCCTTCTGGGGGTGCTTACCGACGGCGACGTTCGCCGTATGGTTTGCGCCGGCGGCCTGAATATGGATCTGCCCGTGCATGACGTCATGACCAGATCCCCCCGGCGCGCCTCGGCCGGAGAATCCTCGGCCCGCGTTCTCGATCTCATGGAGCATAGCCAGATCACCGTCCTGCCCGTGGTCCGCGATGACGGACGGTTGGCGGGCATGGTCCACCTGCACGACCTGCTCGGCAAGGGCGAACTGACATTTTCCGATGGTCGCGCCGGGAGAGCCGATTGA
- a CDS encoding YkgJ family cysteine cluster protein, with the protein MTRAQGGDSDVCRRCSFQGPTCCRISSGQEEFCFPLSQIEKERIQELVPYTGGFVLSSNSKAFIDYACRLFPGEESLVRQLFPEGKDHFRLAVDSMGACRFLGPLGCEIPMEARPYYCRLFPFWMAGKTVTFFDIPTCLARREGATLVRMLDILDTNRATVKDLYGRLRLVWGLPPTKGASPVKKTF; encoded by the coding sequence ATGACCCGGGCGCAGGGCGGCGACTCGGACGTTTGCAGGAGGTGTTCCTTCCAAGGGCCGACCTGTTGCCGCATCTCTTCGGGCCAGGAGGAATTCTGTTTCCCCCTCTCGCAGATCGAGAAGGAGCGCATCCAGGAGCTGGTGCCGTATACCGGCGGCTTCGTCCTTTCTTCCAATTCCAAGGCTTTCATCGACTACGCCTGCCGTCTTTTCCCCGGCGAGGAGAGTCTCGTCAGGCAGCTTTTCCCCGAAGGCAAGGATCATTTTCGGCTGGCCGTGGATTCCATGGGCGCCTGCCGGTTTCTCGGCCCGCTGGGCTGCGAGATACCGATGGAGGCGCGCCCCTATTACTGCCGCCTTTTCCCTTTCTGGATGGCCGGGAAGACGGTTACATTTTTCGATATCCCCACCTGCCTCGCGCGGCGGGAAGGGGCCACTCTGGTCCGGATGCTCGACATCCTTGACACCAACAGGGCGACCGTGAAGGATTTGTACGGCCGCTTGCGTCTGGTCTGGGGATTGCCTCCGACCAAGGGCGCGAGCCCGGTCAAGAAAACCTTTTGA